From Punica granatum isolate Tunisia-2019 chromosome 1, ASM765513v2, whole genome shotgun sequence:
CCTTCCCGGATTACACCGCCCATTGCTAACAAATGACTGGTCAAAATAGCCAATTCTCTGCATCACCTTGTTGCACCGTATTCAGATTGTAATAGCAATCGCTGTCAATGAAAGAAACCTCGTGATAAAGGCAGAAGCAAAGACCAGTATACAGGAAAGCCTTGCTCATCAGAAGTGACAGGGGAAGAATGGAAACTGCTTCCTCATTTACATATTTGATCAACCTCTTGGCAAGTGATTCATTTTGTCAGTGTAATATCCAACCACGTTTTACTCCGCATTCAGCAACAAAATGATGCAAAATGCAGCAACAAAACGTACGCACATACGCGAATAAAGCACGTTCGATACAACAAATGCATGTCAATATATGGAAAACCACTTCCATGAATAGACATACGCAGAGGAAAGTTTTTACTATCTTTAGCAAGGGTGGTGTTATGCGCTTGCTGAACACATTACAGTAACCTGGAGTTTGGAGCATTACCGAGTAATCTATGTAGTGGTAATCTCATTGCCACTAGATAGATTACCACCTTTAAAATTACCAGTAATCTGACATCGACGCGTTTTGGCAAGTCCGATATAGACTATCTATATCGATGGTAATCCGATACGAAACTGAACAAAATTACCAACACACCCCTTTCATATCTTCCTCCTGCAAACACCAGCCAACCCAAGAACCTCCTCTGGCAGCCTGCCTCCACCCGCGCCTCTgccatcatcttcttcctgcTCTTCTTCCCAAGTGCAGACTGGGGGTTCAGATCGAAGCCCTCGAGCTTCTTCCCGCCATcaccatcttcttcctcttctgccTCAAATTGTAGCTCGAAGACTTCGAATCGAAGCTGGAAGGCTTTGGTTGAAACCTCTGTGCTTTGATTTCAAAGCTCAGAGTCTTCAATCGAAGCCTTCGAGCTTCTATTTGAAACCCAAGTTACCAGACAACTCTGTTAGAATCAATCTCCCGAACCTTAGAGCACTCGAACAAGATCCACCCGACAACCAGGAAGAGCTTTGCATTCTCCGATCAGGTTAGCTGAAGCAACTAAGTATACGTTCTCTGAACGAGTGGCTAGGGCTCCTGGGGAGACGCTGGTCACTGTAGAGGCCAGGGTTTCGGGCTgatggaggaagaagatgaaggcATTTTCGGGTAGAAATTTCCATCTTGGTGGCAATCCACATCGACGCACCTCCCTAGTCAATGTGGATTTGGTGGTAATGTAGATTACCGGTGTAAGATAGATTGCCAGTTGAACCTTGTCACCAAACAAGGTAATGAGTGGCCGAGTAATTTAAACACGAGATTGCTGGCAATCCTTGTTGGATAACTCATACCAAACGCCCTCTAACTGAAAGGTTTTGAGCTAAGGGCATTTCGTATCAACAGTATGGCAAGCTTGCGACGAACTAAAATGGGACAATCCGGAGAGCAATGAGCTAATTCCATCCTTTCAGCTTAGAATCGTCAAATACGAGAAAAATCATCAAAACCATAAGATAGGCCAATGAAGTTCAATTTGTAATAAAATGCAAAGTAACAATAGAAAACCAAAATTTTCTCCTCAACGTACAACAACTAAGGCAGGGCATGCCAAGGAAATTGATTCAACCTTGATACAGTGAGGACAGGACATTACTTCTTTGATTTGCCTTTGGACTTGGAGCTCACCTTTCCATAGGCCAAGAGCCTCTGGTGTGACAACTTAAGTTCTGCTTGGTGTCTTCTTCTCCTTGCTTTCCTGGACAAATTGCTCATATCTCCATCTGGCATGTTCACTGGTGCTTTCCCATCTTCACCAGCATCGGTCAATGGTGCTGATGGCCCAGCATCGTCTCTGGGTCTCTTCCTCTTATCCGACTTGTGCCTCTTAGACGGTCCTTCTTTGAGAAGctcctttttcttcatcttGAGGTGGTACCTCTGGCTGTTAGGCACCTTCCACTCCTTCTCACGGAAAGGAGCAATCTTCTTCAAGGAAACATACTGATTCAATTCTTTGTCATCCATCATTAAGATCTCTGCAGTGCTCAACCCGTATCTGTTTGGCTTGATCTTTGCATACTTGAACCTCGTCTTCAGATCTCCGATGGTGTCCTCATAATCCAAGTTGTAGTATTCCTCCATCAATGCCTCTTTAGCCCTCTTGATGAGCGAcagttttcttttcctcttccgCTTGCCTTCCTCAGAAGCTCCGGTTTCTCCATCCCCTCCGTTATTCCCATCGTCTCCTCCTTCATCCTTACCATCTTCACTCGCGCCACTACCACCATCTTCGCTACCATCATCGTCTCTTCCTTCATCTTTATCATCTTCACTCGTGCCACTACCCCCAGCACTACCGCCATCATCACCAGCTTCAGCATTTTGCTTTAACATTCTCTCTCGGGCAGCTAAGAACCCATCACCCGACCCAGGGACATCCCAACCTTTCGGCAGTCTGAGCAACTCGTCCTCTTTCTCAAAGTCGGGTTTTTCAATGTCTCCGTCTTCATCCCTATCACTGCCAAAGTCGGGGTCCAAGTCTTCAGCCTCATAGTACTTTTCATCAAACACTTTTTTCATCATCCTGTCGTACTCCTCCGGATCAAACTCATCATCCAAATCATCTCCAAGCAAGAGGCAGTCATTGTCATCAGCAATCCCAGAAATCTGCTTAAACTTCTGGAGCTTCTCCttgatctcttctttcttcaaattcttcaGGTGCTTCAGCTCCTCCTTCCTCTCCATCTCAGCAATCTTCATCCTTTCCTCCTTCCTCTGCCTCTGCCTCTTCCTCGCGGTTTCCTTCAGCCTCACCGACCCCTCCACATTCCTCGAGTGTCCCAAAACACGATCATCCTCGACCTCCTCATGCCGATAGTTTGTCTCATAATCCTCCTGCTTCTCAACCTCTTCCTCATCCTGCAACAACTCGTCCAGCTCCTCCTCATCGGCACgccccttctccttcttcttatCCTTATCAATCCACATCTTCTTCAGAAAGTAGTCCCTTAGGAACATCTTATGCTCATCCAAACCCTCATCTTCCCCGAAATACTCATTCAGCTTCTTCTGAAACTCGGCAGTTTCACCATGTCCACCCTCAACTCCCTCGTCTCTCTTCTTCACGGTGAGGAAATCCCCATCTCCGACATCACTCTCCGCTGCCTCAGCCGCTTCCAGGAAAGCCCTCTTCAGCTCCTCCTGCTCCTCATTGTAAGTCTTCTTCCGCACGCAACCCCCTTGCTCATCGTCATCATCGAATTCCGGGCCTCCCTCGATCAACTGCTTCGCTACAACATCCTTCAAGTACATCTTCCGCTTCTGCTTCGATTCACCTCTGCCCTCTTTCCCATCATCCTCACTCTCACTCTCCCCATCGGACTTGAACAGAGTGACGTCCTTCTGCTTAAGACTAGGGTCCTGCTTCTTAACCTTGATTAGGGCATCGAAGAACTCCAAGTCTCCCTTGCTGGGCCCAGTCTCGTCGGCATCGTCGCTCTCCTCATAGGAGGAGGAGCTATCTTCAGAATCCAAGGAAGACGAAGAGTCTCCAATGACGCCCTTCTGCTGAAGCTCCTGGAGGCGATGGAGATCCTCGCGCTTCTTGTTGTGCTCGAACCGGCGAGCATACTCTTGGTTGATCTCAATCTTCGAGATGTCATCGGCGTCAGGGTCGCCACCATCGAAAAGCTTCAACCCCATTGATGCCCACGGTAAAGCCTGCTCGTGAAGAAGTCCGCTTCAGAGGTCGGAGGAATTGCAGAGAGCCGCCGCCGTCGCCACCACTCTCTTTGCTTGATAGCTCTGACGCACGCCCTATGGGGTTTCTAATGGCGGCCGCCGGAAGGAGGAGGACACTCAACGGGTAGTTGGATGGGTTTGGATTCAAGAATCAGGCCCATTGGGTATACATGGTCCCATTGGGCCTAATGGGCTTTTAAATGGTTATGGActcttccttttttattatataacaaaaaagGTATTTAACCGCATCGCAGGTCATTGCACCGGAGCACAGC
This genomic window contains:
- the LOC116192479 gene encoding protein KRI1 homolog; this encodes MGLKLFDGGDPDADDISKIEINQEYARRFEHNKKREDLHRLQELQQKGVIGDSSSSLDSEDSSSSYEESDDADETGPSKGDLEFFDALIKVKKQDPSLKQKDVTLFKSDGESESEDDGKEGRGESKQKRKMYLKDVVAKQLIEGGPEFDDDDEQGGCVRKKTYNEEQEELKRAFLEAAEAAESDVGDGDFLTVKKRDEGVEGGHGETAEFQKKLNEYFGEDEGLDEHKMFLRDYFLKKMWIDKDKKKEKGRADEEELDELLQDEEEVEKQEDYETNYRHEEVEDDRVLGHSRNVEGSVRLKETARKRQRQRKEERMKIAEMERKEELKHLKNLKKEEIKEKLQKFKQISGIADDNDCLLLGDDLDDEFDPEEYDRMMKKVFDEKYYEAEDLDPDFGSDRDEDGDIEKPDFEKEDELLRLPKGWDVPGSGDGFLAARERMLKQNAEAGDDGGSAGGSGTSEDDKDEGRDDDGSEDGGSGASEDGKDEGGDDGNNGGDGETGASEEGKRKRKRKLSLIKRAKEALMEEYYNLDYEDTIGDLKTRFKYAKIKPNRYGLSTAEILMMDDKELNQYVSLKKIAPFREKEWKVPNSQRYHLKMKKKELLKEGPSKRHKSDKRKRPRDDAGPSAPLTDAGEDGKAPVNMPDGDMSNLSRKARRRRHQAELKLSHQRLLAYGKVSSKSKGKSKK